Proteins encoded in a region of the Salminus brasiliensis chromosome 2, fSalBra1.hap2, whole genome shotgun sequence genome:
- the dnaja gene encoding dnaJ homolog subfamily A member 4 isoform X1, which yields MVRETGYYDILGVSPKASADEIKKAYRKLALKYHPDKNPNEGEKFKLISQAYEVLSDSKKRDLYDQGGEQAIKEGGMGGGDFSSPMDIFNMFFGGGGGGRAQRERRGKNVVHQLGVTLEEIYNGSTRKLGLQKNVVCEKCDGYGGKKGTLEKCSNCKGRGVQIQVQQIGPGMIQQIQSMCSECQGQGERFSAKDRCKNCNGHKVERKKKILEVHIDKGMKDGQKITFHGEGDQEPGLEPGDVIIVLDQKDHPVYQRQDDNLVMKMQIKLVEALCGFRKTIRTLDNRTLIVSSPPGQVIKPNDLKCIQNEGMPVYRDPYDKGLLIIQFEVEFPDKHWLPDNMFPQLEQLLPKRDDVMITDDMEEVDLCEVDIESQRRKFSGEAYDEDDGPRSHGVQCQTQ from the exons ATGGTTCGAGAGACCGGTTACTACGATATTCTTGGAGTAAGCCCGAAAGCCTCTGCAGATGAAATAAAGAAAGCGTATCGCAAACTGGCACTGAAATATCACCCAGATAAGAATCCGAATGAAGGCGAGAAG TTCAAGCTTATATCTCAAGCGTATGAAGTCCTGTCAGATTCCAAAAAGAGGGACTTGTATGACCAAGGAGGTGAACAAGCCATTAAAGAAGGAGGCATGGGTGGAGGGGATTTCTCCTCTCCCATGGACATTTTCAACATGTTCTTtggtggtggcggtggtggCAGAGcacagagagaaaggagag GGAAGAACGTGGTCCACCAGCTTGGTGTCACGCTTGAAGAAATTTACAACGGTTCAACCAGGAAACTTGGTCTCCAGAAGAATGTAGTCTGCGAGAAATGTGATG GGTATGGAGGAAAGAAGGGGACGCTTGAAAAATGTTCAAACTGCAAAGGCAGAGGAGTTCAAATCCAGGTGCAACAGATTGGTCCAGGAATGATTCAGCAGATACAGAGTATGTGCTCAGAATGCCAGGGGCAGGGGGAGAGGTTCAGCGCTAAGGACCGCTGCAAGAACTGTAATGGGCACAAAGTGGAACGCAAAAAGAAGATTCTCGAGGTCCATATTGACAAAG GTATGAAAGATGGCCAGAAAATCACATTCCACGGAGAGGGGGATCAGGAGCCGGGTCTGGAACCTGGTGATGTCATTATTGTCCTGGACCAAAAGGACCACCCTGTATACCAGAGGCAGGATGACAACCTTGTTATGAAGATGCAGATAAAACTAGTCGAGGCACTCTGCGGGTTCAGGAAGACAATACGTACACTAGACAACAGAACGCTCATCGTCAGTTCACCTCCAG gtCAAGTAATAAAACCCAATGACCTGAAGTGTATTCAGAATGAAGGAATGCCTGTGTACAGAGATCCATATGACAAAGGActacttatcattcagtttgaG GTTGAGTTCCCAGACAAACACTGGCTCCCTGACAACATGTTTCCCCAACTGGAACAACTTCTTCCCAAAAGAGATGATGTAATGATTACTGATGATATGGAAGAAGTTGACCTCTGTGAGGTGGACATTGAATCTCAGAGAAGAAAATTTAGTGGAGAAGCCtatgatgaggatgatggtcCCAGGAGCCACGGAGTACAGTGTCAAACTCAGTGA
- the dnaja gene encoding dnaJ homolog subfamily A member 4 isoform X2, whose translation MTKRKNVVHQLGVTLEEIYNGSTRKLGLQKNVVCEKCDGYGGKKGTLEKCSNCKGRGVQIQVQQIGPGMIQQIQSMCSECQGQGERFSAKDRCKNCNGHKVERKKKILEVHIDKGMKDGQKITFHGEGDQEPGLEPGDVIIVLDQKDHPVYQRQDDNLVMKMQIKLVEALCGFRKTIRTLDNRTLIVSSPPGQVIKPNDLKCIQNEGMPVYRDPYDKGLLIIQFEVEFPDKHWLPDNMFPQLEQLLPKRDDVMITDDMEEVDLCEVDIESQRRKFSGEAYDEDDGPRSHGVQCQTQ comes from the exons ATGACAAAAA GGAAGAACGTGGTCCACCAGCTTGGTGTCACGCTTGAAGAAATTTACAACGGTTCAACCAGGAAACTTGGTCTCCAGAAGAATGTAGTCTGCGAGAAATGTGATG GGTATGGAGGAAAGAAGGGGACGCTTGAAAAATGTTCAAACTGCAAAGGCAGAGGAGTTCAAATCCAGGTGCAACAGATTGGTCCAGGAATGATTCAGCAGATACAGAGTATGTGCTCAGAATGCCAGGGGCAGGGGGAGAGGTTCAGCGCTAAGGACCGCTGCAAGAACTGTAATGGGCACAAAGTGGAACGCAAAAAGAAGATTCTCGAGGTCCATATTGACAAAG GTATGAAAGATGGCCAGAAAATCACATTCCACGGAGAGGGGGATCAGGAGCCGGGTCTGGAACCTGGTGATGTCATTATTGTCCTGGACCAAAAGGACCACCCTGTATACCAGAGGCAGGATGACAACCTTGTTATGAAGATGCAGATAAAACTAGTCGAGGCACTCTGCGGGTTCAGGAAGACAATACGTACACTAGACAACAGAACGCTCATCGTCAGTTCACCTCCAG gtCAAGTAATAAAACCCAATGACCTGAAGTGTATTCAGAATGAAGGAATGCCTGTGTACAGAGATCCATATGACAAAGGActacttatcattcagtttgaG GTTGAGTTCCCAGACAAACACTGGCTCCCTGACAACATGTTTCCCCAACTGGAACAACTTCTTCCCAAAAGAGATGATGTAATGATTACTGATGATATGGAAGAAGTTGACCTCTGTGAGGTGGACATTGAATCTCAGAGAAGAAAATTTAGTGGAGAAGCCtatgatgaggatgatggtcCCAGGAGCCACGGAGTACAGTGTCAAACTCAGTGA
- the rps27l gene encoding 40S ribosomal protein S27-like, with amino-acid sequence MPLAKDLLNPSFDLERRRHKKKRLVQSPNSYFMDVKCPGCYKITTVFSHAQTVVLCVGCSTVLCQPTGGKARLTEGCSFRRKQH; translated from the exons ATGCCT CTGGCCAAAGATTTGCTGAACCCCTCCTTTGATTTGGAGAGAAGGCGGCACAAGAAGAAGAGGCTTGTGCAGAGTCCAAACTCCTACTTCATGGATGTAAAATGCCCAG GTTGTTATAAAATCACAACAGTTTTCAGCCATGCCCAGACGGTGGTGCTATGTGTTGGGTGCTCGACAGTGCTCTGCCAGCCcacaggagggaaagccaggcTGACGGAGG GTTGTTCTTTCAGAAGAAAGCAACACTAA